The DNA segment GATAGCTGGAACCCACAGATGCTGTTCTTCGGCCAGCATGGATTCCGCTTGATTGTGCATGATCGTAGAGGCCATACGCGCCCAGACTAAGCTAGGAAGTTCGTTTGGGGCGGCGTCGGCTCGGGTGACTTGTTAACATTTACGATCGTCGAGGAGGCTGGCCATTTCAGTTTTCCTTCGCTTCGAATAATGTTGCCTACAATGTCGGCGAATATCTTATCCTTCATCACGTCTCGCTTTGCGTAGTCGACAACGTAGCTGAGAGAAAAGTCGAGATTTCCTCCAGTTACACTAAGCATGACCGTGGGTTCGAGTTGCGAGTTTTTGATCCGGTAGTTATCCGTCACTCGCTGCCAGGACTTTTGTGCCTCAGGCAGGTAGTCTTGTACGGCCTCTCGCACCGCTCTCAATAGCAGATCTCTGGCCAGATCGTGGTCACTACTCGATGATAATTGAATCCTGATCTCATCCCAAACGAAGGGAAAGCCTTGAGAGTAATTAAAGACCTGCCCCTTCAGAACAACAGAGTTGGGGATACGTACGATCCGGCCATTATATAGGTCGCGGTTTACCCAATTGCCCATCTCCATCAAAGTGGTGCGCAAGATCGATATATCGATCACGTCTCCCTTGATGTCTGCGATCTGAATTCTGTCTCCGACTGAAAAGAGCCGGGAGAGACCAATAGCGAACCAGCCAGCGATGCTCGCGATCACATCCTGCAGCGCGACAACAACGCCGGCGCCTGCAAACCCAAATGCGATGCTCGCTTTCCAGAGACGATCCTCAAAAATCAGAATTAGAAGGAAGATGACGGTGATATAGCCGCTGAAGATCAGGAACTTGCGCACATGATAGCGGGTATCTCCCCGTTGAAAGTGGCGAGGCAACCAACTTTCCAGGAGCCGAAAGATAACGCGTATTATCAGGATGCCTAAAATCGCCGAAGTAACTTTCAATGCAATCGGGAGAGAAGCAATCGGATGCATGACATCTTTCTTAGCGGTGTATCAATGGCCTCGACACTGCGGCGATCCTGAAGCCGCTGAATAGAGTTGGAGATGGTGGTGTTTGTCTAAAGACCATTCTTCGCTTCAGTAGAGGAAGGAAGAGATCCTAGGAGCTTGACGATGGTGCGATCTATGGCCTGGCTCATCGCGGACACGACGGCAGGCACCTCTCGCTTATCAACGATCGCTTCCTCTGAAGCCGAATTCTCC comes from the Acidicapsa ligni genome and includes:
- a CDS encoding mechanosensitive ion channel domain-containing protein produces the protein MPRHFQRGDTRYHVRKFLIFSGYITVIFLLILIFEDRLWKASIAFGFAGAGVVVALQDVIASIAGWFAIGLSRLFSVGDRIQIADIKGDVIDISILRTTLMEMGNWVNRDLYNGRIVRIPNSVVLKGQVFNYSQGFPFVWDEIRIQLSSSSDHDLARDLLLRAVREAVQDYLPEAQKSWQRVTDNYRIKNSQLEPTVMLSVTGGNLDFSLSYVVDYAKRDVMKDKIFADIVGNIIRSEGKLKWPASSTIVNVNKSPEPTPPQTNFLA